The sequence below is a genomic window from Lolium perenne isolate Kyuss_39 chromosome 4, Kyuss_2.0, whole genome shotgun sequence.
ATTATTATGAATAACTTTTCTGTGTTCTAAGTTCTAACTTCAATGGCTGGTGTTACTGAATGTGTCAAAACAGTATAATTGAAACCGGAGGTTATATTAATTATTAATTCACTCTGTAAATGATATTTTTTCTGGTTCCGGAGACTTAATGGTAAAGTGAGTGCTAAATTCCAACAGTGTTCGATTTTAACACAAAAATCAAGGAGTAGCAGGAGCATCTTATAGTCTTCAGTATTTCCTTACTAATTGCAAATTCACCCCAACTTAGTTCAAGCACAGCATAATATGTGTTTTTGGGTGACAATATAAGTGGCtctttttcaaattttggaaatttgtTCGTAGCTTAGCGCACAACATGAAGTAGACGAACTATCATAAAGATCTCTGCTTGATTTTCAAGAAAGTTCTTGTAAAAATTGTAGAAAACTTATCTGGAAGTTAAAAGTGACTCCACCTATGGGGTGACTTTGTCAAGCTAGAATTTTTAGAATTTCTCTTTTCTCTTCCTAACTATGTAGTTCTTCAGTATTTCCTTACTAATTGCAAATTCACCCCAACTTAGTTCAAGCACAGCATAATATGTGTTTTTGGGTGACAATACAAGTGGCtctttttcaaattttggaaatttgtTCGTAGCTTAGCGCACAACATGAAGTAGACGAACTATCATAAAGATCTCTGCTTGATTTTCAAGTAAGTTCTTGTAAAAATTGTAGAAAACCTATCTGAAAGTTAAAAGTGACTCCATCTATGGGGTGACTTTGTCAAGCTAGAATTTTTAGAATTTCTCTTTTCTCTTCCTAACTATGTAGTTCTTTCATATTATGTAGTTATATTTTTTATTTAACTAGGGCTCTTCCCTAATGTTTCTTGTAAAGAAGACTCAGCTGAGCATACCACTAATCCTTATAAAAATCACTGTCTTGCAGTGCGATCCATACTTTGACCAGGTTGGCTGCAAGCATCCTGGATGCGAACCTAATTATCCTACACCTGCATGTGAAAAGAAATGCAAGGTGCAGAACCAAGTTTGGCAGGAAAAGAAACATTTCAGCTTGGATGGATACTTTGTAAACTCTGATCCACATGACATCATGGCAGAGGTCTATGAAAATGGGCCCGTGGAAGTTGCTTTCACAGTTTATGAGGTAACTTTGATTCGATATTAGATGTTTGATGTGCATTTTACCAGGGCTGTAAAAATGTATGTTAGCAGAAGATATGGTGGACTATGGGTCAAAATTTCTGCTCTTACTTTGAAATGTATTTTAACAGAGTATAGCAACGCTTTAAAAAAGCTGAATCTGAATAAAACCTTAGAAATAACATAACAGTACGAGAAGTCATCTGTGTCTAGGCACTGTTGCCGGTGATTAGATGTGACAGCAGGATTTAGGGATCGAGAGAACCCAGAGGGATCAGGAAGAGCACGTAGAAGATACGGGATTGTTATTGTTGGCCCTAAAACACACGGGATACACATTCTCTTATAGGAGATCTAGGCGCCAGAAACCTGGTGCACAAACCGACTCCAAGACTTGCAGTACACAACTACTACCTTTGACTCTGTCACAAACTAACTCTGGTTGCCCTATTTTCCCTAATTGTTTAATAAGGCCCCTATTTGTTTAATCTGGCTGGCAATTGCTATGCTATCAATGCCAGAACACATACATACTCTAATGAGCATACTTAATATAAAATACTATATTATTCTTTCACGCTTTGCTATCATCTAGTAATGCACATCTCATATGCTCTGTGATTACTTTCATAAGACTACAAATTCCATCATCTACTCAAATTGCtgatttacttctgcaatttccTCTAGGACTTGGCACACTACAAAACAGGAGTATACAAGCACATCACAGGTGTTGTGGTGGGAGGTCATGCCGTCAAGTTGATTGGATGGGGAACCAGTGATGCTGGCGAGGATTACTGGGTGGGTATCCTATTAATTCTCTACAGCACACTATTTATTAACCCATGATCAAGTCCTAATATGCTTTCTTTCGTCTTCTGCTTTTCAGCTTCTTGCAAATCAGTGGAATAGAGGCTGGGGTGATGTGAGTGCAATAAACACATAGTTTTTTTCTTCAATAAAGCGCATGTATATGGGTAATTAATATATTTTGGCATTGTAGGATGGGTACTTCAAGATCATAAGGGGCAAGAATGAATGTGGCATTGAACAAGAGGTTGTTGCTGGTATGCCGTCGACAAAGAACATCGTCGGAAATCGTGGCAGCACAGTTGGAACTGCTATACTCTGAAGTTTGAACAGCGCATTGGCCTCAGATGTGGAAATTGATATTTGCATGTCAAATGAAGCGGGCAAATTATCAGCTTAGATGGTTCCAGGATTTGTGTATTTGGTACTCCGTTGGAGTACAGTAGCACACGTTCACAATGCTGATACTATGTTGTTGAAATCACAGCACTTGTTCAGAAACATGATGCAATAATATCAATTAAAACTTGCTGCTGCCATTTCTTCCAAAACTCTATCTTCATCTTTGGTTTGCCAAACTCAAGACCTACCAATGGCAAGGCTATCCATAAAAATCTCCCTTTTTTGAGAAATAGTTAAATGGCGTTGAAGGTTAATGTCAGGAGATTAGGAGGGTATAGCACCCCACGTCTTGTTTTCTAGTGAGAAACCTGTGTTTTTTTTGTGCCTTGTTCAACTGAATGCTTATCAGAATGTATCCGACTACTTTTTTCAAGTCTGAATCCACCCGTTTCTGATTATATCGAGTTTCATTCAGCTttgaatccaagaaaaaaaattaCTCACGTACCCTCCCTTTTTGGAGGTGTGCACACTTTTCAAATTTTAACTTTTTGACCAAGAATTAGACCTTACTTCTTTCGAGAGGTTCATATTTAGAAGTTTCGAATGGTAGGGCAAATTTTATGGCACATACCAACGTTTTATTAGCCAATTTAGTACTCCTTGTATTCCAATGAATTTGGCTTATAAATTTACTCAAAAGTCAACGACATCTAACTTTGACCAATGCCATAGacaaaaatatgaacatttatgATGCCAAATTAATATCAATAGATTTACCATTAAATATATTTTCATAATATATCTATTCAATATTATATATGTTAATATATGTTTTGTCTATGTATTCAGTTAAACTTACCACGATTTAATTTTTGACTAAATTTATACGGCTTATTCATTGGAACGGAACGAAGGTAGCACTACCTGCGTCCCGGTGTGTAGGTCCTACACGTACACCCTCAGCTTATAATTAgattgtggtttaggtttagtcCAAGTCAAACTTTGTAAAATTTAAACTAATGTTTAAAAAAATATTAACATCTGTAATTTAAAATCTATAGTTTTTTTTTAACAAAGGACGGGTCCAAAGGACCCAGGCTGCTTATATATCAGCGGTGGGATTACAAATTACAAGAAGGTCCACAAAGTAAAAGATAACACAACCAGGACCTGTACTTTTACAGAAAGGACCCCtaaaagaaaatataaaaagCAATCGGATCCTTGAAGCCCTTCTCCACCGCAGCATCACGACGAGCTCGACGCCAAGAgcagcgacaccatcgccggggacgaaccacttgggatGGCAGCACCGATGAATCTCCAGCTGGAGCTCAAGAGCCTCCGAGATGGCATGAGGCCAGGAGGTTGAGATGCCACTAGAACGTGGCCTTGGAGAGCCGCCAATCGGCCATGAAGAGCAGAGGCAAGACGGACCTCGACGTCGCACGTCCTCTGCTGGTGAACTCCAGATCGAAGCAGCAATAGATCCGGGCTTATTGAAGGAGATGTCGACGACGCCTTGCttctccgcctccgactccaaccATGGGAGCAGCACGAGGAAGAAGACAGCCACCGAACGCCGGACGCGGCCCGCAAGCACCGGCGATGCACTCCAAACTGGCATAGAGCCAAACTCAGGCATAAAGCCAAACTCAAAACCAAACACAAGCGGTAGACCTAATCTACAGCAGTACAGGGGAGGGTCCCTCGCCCATCTCAGCGTCGGCCATAGCCAGAGAAGAGCGGGGAGGGGCCTGGCGGCCCAAGATCTGGTGGAGGTCAAGGAGAGCAGGAGGGGTCGGGAGAGAAGAGAAATCTATAGTATTGGAATCATCGTAAACTATAATTTTATATTATATGAATTCGGTATTACGGTTGTTGATATTTTTTGTTATattcttggtcaaactttaaaaaatCATTTTAATTAAATCTAGAATGCAAAGTAAATAAAAAAGGAAGGGAGTATTAATTTTGTCGTTGTTCTTTCTAGGTGGTATAATTTTTATGTTGTGCAGTTTATATTGTGTTTGACAAATTGAACACATATGCATGCGCAGGACCTATACACGCTGAGTTGTATCAAATTTAGTTAGGCCTTGTGGATTGAAAGGTACTGAGCCATATTTAATGCCAAGTCAAAATACATCTCAATCCACGCTAATACCCTTACGCAGGAGATTAACCGAACAAGCCCTTGTTGTAATTAGTATATGTCACACGTATATGCAGCGAGATTTGCCGGGAACCGAACGGGGCGGCGAGCATCACTAGTCCCAACTCTCGTCAGAAAATATCCATCCATCGTGTCGTAGTCAGACTGGTGTAGCGTCCGGGAACCAATAAAGAAGGCAGCGTAGGCGGGCGGGATTGTGCTTCAGTGACTTTGTCATcccacaaagtcactgactttgtgtcacttacaagtggggCCATATGGGGTTCATATAATGAAGGATTCCACTTGAccccacttgtaagtgacacaaAGTCAGTGATTTTGTGGGCTGACAAAGTCACTGAAGCACAATCCAGGCGGGCGAGGAGAAAGAGAAGCAAAGCAACCAACCAGCGACTCCCGCTGCTTGCTTTTCGCCGAGTTCCCCTCTGCCTCCGTTGCCGATCGAGGAAGAAGATGGGGCGCGTCTCCCTCGCGCTCTCGCTGGCGCTGCTCGTCGTCCTCTCCGCCGTAGCTGGCCCGCAGGTTCGGCTCTTCTCCTCCGATCCCATCGCCACCTCTGCTCATTACTCTGTTACTAACTGCTTCTCCCTTCACAAGTCAAACGCGTGAATTTCTTGTACGGATTTGGTTAGTTTGCGGAAATTAGTTGGTGCAAACGGTTTTCGGTTTGCCCGAATTTTGAGGATCGCGAGCTCTGGTAGCCTGGAGCCTCGAATCTCTGAAGCTTAGCGTGTGCCGGCCGTCCTCTGACAAGCTTGGTTTCAACACTGAAAATCGCATAGCTCTCAAATAACGTGcaatccttttttttctttggcaATCCTAACAAGTAGTAAAACACAATAAATAGATATAGATTCCGTTGGTTTTTAGTTCCGGTGAAAATATGCCCACTACTGGTAGCGTTAATGAATCAATCCAGATGTCGTTACCCACTTTGTGTAACAAAATATGAAATAACATCTGTGTGTACATGCAGCTAGCTGGAGCTGCCAAGGGAGACGGTTCTCTAAGAATCATCCAGGTCAATTTCAACCACATACTCAAATTGACATCATCTTTCTATCCACTCCGCATCTTCTATTTACTCATCAGGGTATGGTGTTCTACTATCGCAGAAAGACATCATTCAGACGATCAACGAGCATCCCAATGCTGGGTGGACTGCTGGACACAACCCCTACTTCGCGGATTATACTGTAAAACATCAACGCCCTCTTGCTGTTGTTGTCATCAAGGCGCCATTTTTTCTTCTCTGTTTGCTGACCTCAGAATCATCCTCTTGTGTGCAGATTGAGCAGTTTAAGCATATCCTGGGGGTGAAGCCCACACCTCCAGCTTTGCTAGCTGgtgttccaaccaaaactcattcAAAGTCAATAGATCTCCCAAAGGAGTTTGACGCTAGATCTCAATGGCCTGCTTGCAGCACAATTGGGAACATACTTGGTAAGTTTAACTAGGTATTTCAATGTTGTTCCAACCAGAAACCGGTTCTGCATCGTTTTGTATACTTTTACCGACTACATTTCCTCTCTTTTTTGCAATACCTTGGAATCCGATGATTTGTCATGAACAGATCAAGTAAGTCTATTCACACTACCTTAAATTGTTGGCTCCATGGATGCTTACCGAACGTTGCGAGATGCTCAAGTTATTGTGCATTGGTTGATGATGACAGGGTCACTGTGGTTCTTGTTGGGCCTTTGGCGCTGTGGAATGTCTCCAGGATCGTTTCTGCATTCATCTCAACGTGGTGAGAGCATATGAATCGATGTACCTGTTCTTAGACTACTTTTAAACAGGCATGTTTGGTCCTTCTTCTTACATGACCATCCTGCTGTTTGTGCACTCCTTGCAGAACATCTCACTTTCAGTCAATGACCTAGTGTCTTGCTGTGGTTTTCTGTGTGGTCAAGGCTGTAATGGAGGATACCCTATCAGCGCGTGGCGCTACTTCCGTCGGAGTGGTGTTGTGACTGACGAGGTATATGTTACTCTTCTACTTGGTACCTCTTGAATGTTCTGATCCTCCAAGAATAACTTTTCTGTGTTACTACAATGATAGTGGTTTCGCACGCCCCCGCGTCGTCCTCGCTCGGGCGACACGGGAGGCGATTAGGGTTCCCTCaccagcgccgcctcctccctgcgccccttcctcgccgccgccgccggcagccgCCGGCCGGCCTGCGGTGGCGGCAGG
It includes:
- the LOC127293013 gene encoding cathepsin B-like protease 2 produces the protein MAEVYENGPVEVAFTVYEDLAHYKTGVYKHITGVVVGGHAVKLIGWGTSDAGEDYWLLANQWNRGWGDDGYFKIIRGKNECGIEQEVVAGMPSTKNIVGNRGSTVGTAIL
- the LOC127293012 gene encoding LOW QUALITY PROTEIN: cathepsin B-like protease 2 (The sequence of the model RefSeq protein was modified relative to this genomic sequence to represent the inferred CDS: substituted 3 bases at 3 genomic stop codons), with the translated sequence MGRVSLALSLALLVVLSAVAGPQLAGAAKGDGSLRIIQKDIIQTINEHPNAGWTAGHNPYFADYTIEQFKHILGVKPTPPALLAGVPTKTHSKSIDLPKEFDARSQWPACSTIGNILVYSHYLKLLAPWMLTERCEMLKLLCIGXXXQGHCGSCWAFGAVECLQDRFCIHLNVNISLSVNDLVSCCGFLCGQGCNGGYPISAWRYFRRSGVVTDECDPYFDQDGCQHPGCEPAYSTPKCEKKCKVQNQVWKQEKHFSVNAYKVKSNPHDIMAEVYTNGPVEVAFTVYEDFAHYKSGVYKHITGGVMGGHAVKLIGWGTSDAGEDYWLLANQWNRGWGDDGYFKIIRGTNECGIEGEVVAGMPSTKNMDITYDGGSGTATL